A genomic stretch from Leptospira johnsonii includes:
- a CDS encoding cobalt-precorrin 5A hydrolase, whose translation MIQSRKPYAIYVITKHGLKTGKELFHSLKEADLFVSPKFISEAPKDSKLLTLPMEPTLRETFMEYDCHIFVISVGAVVRMISSLLVSKKTDPAVLCIDDQAKFTICVLSGHVGRGNFFTQKISDLLENIPVITTASDVSGTLTVDILGRELGWTLEDQDRNVTRACAAVVNETKVLFVQETGEPNFWPLEKDLPKGVEYSISLENTNPKDYEILLIVSDRTDIKAETPEIYSNSVIYRPKSLVLGLGCDKGIPTEVVENGITKVLKEYNLSFESIKAIASVDAKKEEPAFLEISEKYGWEFITFPAEKLDQVEGISEISKAASEYVGTRSVSEAASLLLSGSEKLLVTKQKYKETDVGKNLTVAISRIKFASRSESPIERLETV comes from the coding sequence ATGATTCAGAGTAGAAAACCTTACGCAATTTATGTAATCACCAAGCATGGTTTAAAGACAGGGAAAGAATTATTTCATTCCTTAAAAGAAGCGGATCTATTTGTTTCTCCTAAATTCATTTCGGAAGCTCCGAAAGACTCTAAACTTTTAACTCTTCCAATGGAACCAACATTGAGAGAAACTTTTATGGAGTACGATTGCCATATTTTTGTGATCAGCGTAGGCGCTGTTGTCCGAATGATCTCCTCTCTTTTGGTCAGTAAAAAAACGGACCCCGCAGTTCTTTGTATAGATGACCAAGCAAAGTTCACTATCTGCGTTTTATCAGGTCATGTTGGAAGAGGGAACTTTTTTACTCAGAAAATTTCTGATCTCTTAGAAAACATTCCGGTGATCACGACCGCTTCCGATGTTTCAGGAACTTTGACCGTGGATATTTTAGGAAGAGAACTGGGTTGGACACTTGAGGATCAGGACAGGAATGTAACCCGGGCCTGCGCTGCAGTAGTAAATGAAACTAAGGTTTTATTCGTACAAGAGACGGGTGAACCAAATTTTTGGCCCTTGGAAAAAGATCTCCCCAAGGGTGTAGAATACTCTATTAGTTTAGAGAATACGAATCCCAAAGATTATGAAATTCTATTAATTGTAAGCGATCGAACAGATATCAAAGCAGAAACTCCGGAAATATATTCAAATTCAGTGATATACAGACCCAAATCCTTGGTATTAGGCTTAGGATGCGATAAGGGAATTCCCACAGAAGTGGTTGAGAACGGGATTACAAAGGTATTAAAAGAATATAATCTATCTTTTGAAAGTATAAAGGCAATTGCAAGTGTCGATGCAAAGAAGGAAGAACCTGCATTTTTAGAAATTTCCGAGAAATATGGCTGGGAATTTATAACCTTCCCCGCTGAAAAACTGGACCAAGTGGAGGGAATTTCAGAAATTTCTAAAGCGGCTTCCGAATATGTGGGAACTCGTTCCGTAAGCGAAGCTGCGTCCCTTCTTCTTTCCGGTTCAGAAAAATTACTCGTAACAAAACAGAAATACAAAGAAACGGATGTCGGAAAAAATCTAACCGTCGCTATCTCAAGGATCAAATTTGCGAGCAGGTCAGAAAGCCCCATAGAACGTTTGGAGACAGTATGA
- the cobM gene encoding precorrin-4 C(11)-methyltransferase yields the protein MKVYIIGAGPGDPDLITIKGARLVETCPIVLYTGSLVPQRVIERANPAATVLDSSKMTLEDIISILEDAKKKDLDVARVHTGDPSIFGSTAEQMRKMDELRIPYEIVPGVSSFTAAAAMLGKELTLPEVSQSVVITRAEGRTPMPEKEKLETFASTGATLVFFLSVLHIRKITEELIPHYGKDCPVSVVQKATWPEQKIVTGTLENIVSKVKEEKITATAIIFVGKVLDCHDFADSRLYASDFSHKFRKANKKQIVSETT from the coding sequence ATGAAAGTTTATATCATTGGCGCAGGACCAGGAGATCCGGATCTGATCACAATCAAAGGTGCAAGACTCGTGGAAACCTGCCCTATTGTTCTTTATACAGGGTCCCTTGTTCCACAAAGAGTAATAGAGAGGGCAAATCCGGCTGCAACAGTATTAGATTCTTCTAAAATGACTTTAGAAGATATAATTTCCATCTTAGAAGATGCCAAGAAGAAGGACCTGGATGTTGCAAGAGTCCATACGGGAGATCCATCCATATTCGGCTCCACAGCAGAGCAGATGAGAAAAATGGATGAGCTGAGAATCCCATATGAGATCGTTCCGGGAGTTTCTTCTTTTACCGCTGCGGCTGCAATGTTAGGAAAGGAACTCACTCTCCCGGAAGTGTCTCAATCCGTGGTCATTACTCGCGCAGAAGGAAGAACTCCTATGCCGGAAAAAGAAAAGCTGGAAACATTTGCATCGACTGGAGCAACTTTAGTATTCTTTTTAAGTGTTTTACATATTCGTAAAATTACAGAAGAACTGATCCCTCACTATGGTAAGGACTGTCCTGTCTCGGTCGTTCAAAAGGCCACTTGGCCGGAACAAAAGATAGTTACTGGGACCTTAGAAAACATAGTATCTAAGGTAAAAGAAGAAAAGATCACAGCCACAGCGATCATCTTCGTGGGTAAAGTATTGGACTGCCATGATTTTGCTGACTCCAGACTCTATGCTTCCGACTTCTCCCATAAATTCAGAAAAGCCAACAAGAAGCAGATCGTTTCGGAAACCACATGA
- a CDS encoding cobyrinate a,c-diamide synthase: MIQEIKIPRILISGTGSGTGKTTFTIALTKALQSRGLKVSVFKCGPDYLDPGYHSFVTGKTCQNLDGWLMGKDSVISSFVGASQGSDISIIEGVMGLFDGHSPNSEAGSTAEIAKWLQVPTVVLIDASGMAGTFSAIASGIKNHDSEVPIQGFIANFLGSKSHLSIIETASIPLPILGGFPKSYEHSFPERHLGLHSAGPDILTEEKLSFWKDLAKEWLDIEKILEISNSAAPIFSEGLTEIQTKTADCKIGIAFDEAFHFYYEDNFKKLRENGAELIFFSPLRDTKLPEVDGLYFGGGYPELFADSLAKNKILIEDIKNFANSEKPIYAECGGLMYLSSEIQNIEGQSFPMVGLIPGKAIMGPKLKSLGYVEAYTEKRTILGEAGIRFRGHQFRYSDLILENDDESIFSYHIRKRKSDQTTREGYTVSNVLASYVHAHWASNPEIPKNFLASCRRFKV; this comes from the coding sequence ATGATACAAGAGATCAAAATACCAAGAATACTTATTTCCGGAACAGGAAGTGGAACCGGAAAGACCACATTTACAATAGCGCTGACCAAGGCACTACAATCCAGAGGTCTAAAAGTTTCTGTATTCAAATGTGGACCTGATTATTTGGATCCAGGTTATCATTCATTCGTTACCGGAAAAACATGCCAAAATCTGGACGGCTGGTTAATGGGAAAAGATTCCGTAATTTCCAGTTTTGTAGGAGCGAGCCAAGGATCAGACATTTCCATCATAGAAGGAGTGATGGGATTATTCGATGGCCATTCTCCTAATTCGGAAGCAGGCTCCACTGCAGAAATTGCAAAATGGCTACAAGTCCCTACCGTTGTATTGATCGATGCGTCAGGAATGGCTGGGACTTTTTCTGCGATTGCGTCAGGTATCAAAAATCATGATTCTGAAGTTCCTATCCAAGGTTTTATCGCTAATTTTTTAGGAAGTAAGAGTCATCTTTCCATTATAGAAACTGCAAGTATTCCGTTGCCAATTTTAGGAGGATTTCCTAAGTCTTATGAGCATTCCTTCCCGGAAAGACATTTAGGACTTCATTCAGCCGGCCCTGATATCTTAACGGAAGAAAAACTTTCTTTCTGGAAAGATCTAGCTAAAGAATGGCTGGATATAGAAAAAATCCTGGAGATCTCTAACTCCGCAGCTCCGATCTTCTCGGAAGGACTAACTGAAATCCAAACTAAAACCGCTGATTGCAAAATTGGAATAGCATTCGATGAAGCATTTCATTTCTATTATGAAGATAATTTCAAAAAATTACGGGAGAATGGAGCAGAACTGATTTTCTTCTCCCCCCTAAGAGATACCAAACTTCCGGAAGTAGATGGATTATACTTTGGGGGAGGATATCCGGAGTTATTCGCAGATAGTTTAGCAAAAAATAAAATTCTTATAGAAGATATCAAAAATTTTGCAAATTCAGAAAAGCCAATATATGCGGAATGCGGAGGATTGATGTATCTTTCTTCCGAGATCCAAAACATAGAAGGCCAAAGTTTTCCTATGGTAGGTCTGATCCCAGGCAAGGCGATCATGGGCCCTAAGCTCAAAAGTTTAGGGTATGTAGAAGCCTATACGGAAAAAAGGACCATCTTGGGAGAGGCTGGGATTCGTTTCAGAGGGCACCAATTCAGATACTCCGATCTCATCTTAGAAAATGATGATGAGTCGATATTCTCCTATCATATCAGAAAACGTAAGTCAGATCAAACTACTAGAGAAGGTTATACTGTCTCTAATGTTTTGGCGAGTTATGTACATGCGCACTGGGCTTCCAATCCTGAAATTCCAAAAAACTTTCTAGCCTCTTGCAGGAGATTTAAAGTTTGA
- the cobO gene encoding cob(I)yrinic acid a,c-diamide adenosyltransferase, whose product MNSSTDKKGLILVFTGPGKGKTTAALGILFRALGRGMKCGVVQFLKGKWETGERKFAKTIADLDFHVMGLGFTWESDDLDRDKKAARSAWEKSCDMIFSENYKILIFDEITYAFHYGWLTPEEVFEVLSKKPNDLHIILTGRNCPSLLTDMADLVSQIESPKHPYKNGIPAQIGIDY is encoded by the coding sequence ATGAATTCTTCCACTGATAAAAAAGGACTGATTTTAGTATTTACTGGTCCTGGAAAAGGGAAAACCACTGCTGCGCTCGGAATTCTATTCAGAGCATTAGGAAGAGGAATGAAATGTGGTGTTGTTCAATTTTTAAAGGGAAAATGGGAAACAGGCGAAAGAAAATTTGCAAAAACTATTGCCGATCTGGACTTCCACGTAATGGGACTCGGCTTCACCTGGGAAAGCGATGACCTAGATCGCGACAAAAAGGCCGCCAGATCTGCGTGGGAAAAATCTTGCGATATGATATTTTCAGAAAATTATAAAATACTTATATTTGATGAGATAACATACGCTTTTCATTATGGATGGCTTACTCCTGAAGAAGTCTTTGAGGTTCTATCCAAAAAACCAAACGATCTGCATATCATACTTACGGGTAGAAATTGTCCGAGTCTTTTAACCGATATGGCGGACCTAGTTAGCCAAATCGAATCTCCCAAACATCCTTATAAAAACGGGATCCCAGCACAGATTGGGATAGACTATTAA
- the cobI gene encoding precorrin-2 C(20)-methyltransferase, giving the protein MNVKTKYGKLYGVGVGPGATDLITLRAVHVLNSVPVLAIPKSSESLPSFSWRVCSPVVQENETQEKLFLHFPMTKDPNILVPAWDKAFKEIGLRLEKGLDVAFITQGDPSVYSSWSYLLEEAPERWPGIEIEIVPAVSSITAIPASLLTPLADGRERFCVLPATYGLEDLEKLIQDFDTIVLTKVGQVVPELIRILKEQNMLENATYVSYGTTDRQRIVKNIESIKNETCDYFSMVVISIRRRKGVLRGISDDSE; this is encoded by the coding sequence ATGAATGTAAAAACAAAATACGGAAAACTATACGGGGTCGGTGTGGGTCCTGGCGCAACCGATCTAATCACCCTCAGAGCTGTCCACGTTCTGAACTCTGTTCCTGTTCTCGCCATTCCCAAAAGTAGTGAATCGCTTCCTTCTTTTTCTTGGAGAGTATGCTCTCCTGTTGTTCAAGAAAATGAAACACAAGAGAAATTATTCTTACATTTCCCTATGACCAAAGATCCGAATATCTTAGTCCCAGCTTGGGATAAGGCATTCAAAGAAATAGGCCTAAGATTGGAAAAAGGTTTGGATGTTGCTTTCATCACACAAGGAGATCCTTCTGTGTACAGCTCCTGGAGTTATTTATTGGAAGAAGCTCCCGAAAGATGGCCAGGCATCGAAATTGAAATTGTTCCGGCAGTGTCTTCCATTACCGCAATACCTGCAAGTCTACTCACTCCTCTCGCAGACGGTAGAGAAAGATTTTGTGTCCTTCCTGCAACCTACGGGTTGGAAGATCTAGAAAAGCTCATCCAAGATTTTGATACGATCGTTCTGACCAAGGTAGGACAGGTAGTTCCTGAATTGATAAGAATATTAAAAGAGCAGAATATGTTAGAAAATGCAACTTACGTTTCTTATGGAACCACAGACCGTCAGAGGATCGTAAAAAATATAGAGTCCATCAAGAACGAAACCTGCGATTACTTTTCCATGGTTGTCATTTCTATCCGTAGACGAAAAGGCGTACTAAGAGGTATTTCTGATGATTCAGAGTAG
- the cobJ gene encoding precorrin-3B C(17)-methyltransferase → MNETPKGKLNIVGIGPGNDSHITPAALSAIKEADSIIGYTTYINLVKHHLNGKQVTRTGMTEEITRAQTAVESAKSGQTVTLISSGDAGVYGMAGLVFEVLRNTGWKKGDSPEIKMIPGISADSSCGSLVGAPMVHDSARISLSDLLTPWTVIENRIESAAKGDFVINLYNPASGRRQRQIVEAARIIKKYRPGTTPVALVKSAYRRQENIQFSDLDHFLEFEIGMNTTVIIGSSQSFVYEGFFVTPRGYGNKYSLEDGSLKPGQNRAVSLRTENDLASRIEKGSASPNLNITKIQGAFVKTSTTIFEREKEEVIEPQDSSVSTALKALQFLEVSPKKKESQILELRSEEKIQYLGRLGGAILYKNDENYYLIGKLKRPTELETFGFSNSIEQDRKWIELKIRDQEIVSQIHFDVLISFPSETSPEEVYELFSIYRNSSVSERLWNYVLDNSKKILWENRKYTDARWLGHSPKQVWSTFRDNILKCD, encoded by the coding sequence ATGAACGAAACTCCAAAAGGGAAATTGAATATTGTAGGGATAGGACCGGGAAATGATTCTCATATCACCCCTGCCGCGTTATCTGCCATCAAAGAAGCAGATTCTATAATAGGATACACTACCTATATCAATTTAGTAAAACATCATCTAAATGGAAAACAAGTAACCCGCACAGGAATGACAGAAGAGATCACTCGTGCCCAAACTGCAGTCGAGTCTGCGAAGTCAGGACAGACAGTGACATTGATCTCCTCGGGAGACGCAGGCGTTTATGGAATGGCAGGTCTCGTTTTTGAAGTTTTAAGAAATACAGGTTGGAAAAAGGGAGATTCTCCTGAGATAAAAATGATCCCAGGAATTAGCGCAGACAGCTCATGCGGTTCTCTTGTAGGAGCTCCCATGGTTCACGATTCCGCCAGGATCTCCCTCTCCGACCTTTTGACTCCTTGGACTGTTATCGAAAATCGGATCGAGTCCGCAGCCAAAGGAGACTTTGTGATCAATCTCTACAATCCTGCCTCTGGTAGACGACAAAGACAAATTGTAGAAGCTGCTCGTATCATAAAAAAATACAGACCTGGAACAACCCCGGTCGCACTCGTAAAGAGCGCATATCGCAGACAAGAGAATATTCAATTTTCCGATCTAGATCATTTTTTGGAATTCGAGATCGGAATGAATACAACAGTTATCATCGGATCTTCGCAGTCCTTTGTCTATGAAGGTTTCTTTGTGACTCCCAGAGGCTACGGAAACAAATATTCTTTAGAAGACGGATCATTAAAACCCGGACAAAATAGAGCAGTTTCCTTAAGAACGGAAAACGATTTGGCAAGCAGGATCGAAAAAGGATCCGCTTCTCCAAATCTAAATATCACTAAAATACAAGGTGCATTCGTAAAAACTAGCACCACCATTTTCGAACGAGAAAAAGAAGAAGTAATCGAACCCCAAGATTCTTCCGTATCCACCGCATTAAAGGCATTACAATTTTTAGAAGTTTCTCCTAAGAAAAAGGAATCACAGATCTTAGAATTAAGATCCGAAGAGAAAATCCAGTATTTAGGACGTTTAGGCGGAGCGATTCTTTATAAAAATGATGAGAATTACTATTTAATCGGAAAATTAAAACGACCTACCGAGCTTGAAACATTCGGATTTTCTAATTCGATCGAGCAAGACCGAAAATGGATAGAACTGAAAATTAGAGACCAGGAAATCGTTTCCCAAATCCATTTCGACGTTTTGATCTCTTTTCCTTCGGAAACTTCGCCTGAAGAAGTTTACGAGCTATTCTCCATCTATAGAAATTCATCCGTCAGCGAAAGACTTTGGAACTACGTTTTAGATAATAGCAAAAAAATTCTCTGGGAAAATAGGAAATATACGGATGCAAGATGGTTGGGACATTCTCCCAAACAAGTTTGGTCCACCTTCAGGGATAATATTTTAAAATGCGATTGA